A single region of the Gopherus evgoodei ecotype Sinaloan lineage chromosome 3, rGopEvg1_v1.p, whole genome shotgun sequence genome encodes:
- the TTL gene encoding tubulin--tyrosine ligase isoform X1 — protein MYTFVVRDDNSSIYAEVSKILLSTGQWKRLKRDNPRFNLMLGERNRLPFGRLGHEPGLVQLVNYYRGADKLCRKASLVKLIKTSPELSESCTWFPESYMIYPTNLKTPVAPAQNGIRHLINNSRTDEREVFLASYNKRKESGEENVWIAKSSAGAKGEGILISSEATELLNFIDDQGQVHVIQKYLEKPMLLQPGHRKFDIRSWVLVDHQYNIYLYREGVLRTSSEPYNSANFQDKTCHLTNHCIQKEYSKNYGKYEEGNEMFFEEFNQYLMSSLNITLESSLLLQIKQIIRSCLMCIEPAISTKHLHYQSFQLFGFDFMVDEELKVWLIEVNGAPACAQKLYAELCQGIVDVAISSVFPLSDIVQKQSQSSIFMKL, from the exons ATGTACACTTTTGTGGTACGAGATGACAACAGCAGCATCTATGCTGAAGTGTCCAAAATACTCCTGTCCACCGGACAATGGAAGAGGCTGAAAAGAGACAACCCCAGATTTAACCtgatgctgggggagaggaacAGACTGCCCTTTGGGAGACTGG GTCATGAACCTGGACTTGTGCAGCTGGTAAATTACTACAGGGGAGCTGACAAGCTTTGTCGCAAAGCTTCCTTAGTGAA GCTAATCAAGACGAGCCCTGAGTTATCAGAATCCTGCACATGGTTCCCAGAATCATACATGATTTATCCAACTAACCTAAAGACTCCAGTGGCTCCCGCGCAGAATGGAATTCGCCATCTTATAAACAACTCCAGGACGGATGAAAGGGAAGTGTTCCTGGCCTCCTACAACAAGAGAAaggagagtggggaggagaaCGTGTGGATAGCCAAATCCTCGGCCGGTGCCAAAG GTGAAGGAATTCTTATTTCTTCAGAGGCTACTGAACTTCTGAACTTTATAGATGATCAAGGACAAGTGCATGTGATTCAGAAATACCTTGAAAAGCCTATGCTGTTACAGCCAGGCCATCGCAAGTTTGATATTAG AAGCTGGGTTCTAGTGGACCACCAATATAATATCTACCTCTACAGAGAAGGCGTTCTGCGGACCTCTTCAGAGCCATACAATAGTGCTAATTTCCAAGACAAAACCTGCCATTTGACCAATCACTGCATACAGAAGGAATATTCTAAAAACTATGGGAAGTACGAAGAAGGGAACGAAATGTTCTTTGAGGAGTTCAATCAGTATCTGATGAGTTCTTTGAACATTACACTGGAAAGTAGCCTGTTATTGCAGATCAAACAAATAATAAG aAGCTGCCTTATGTGTATAGAGCCTGCAATCAGCACCAAACACCTTCACTACCAGAGTTTCCAGCTCTTCGGCTTTGACTTCATGGTAGATGAGGAACTGAAGGTCTGGCTAATCGAAGTCAATGGGGCCCCTGCTTGTGCACA
- the TTL gene encoding tubulin--tyrosine ligase isoform X3, giving the protein MYTFVVRDDNSSIYAEVSKILLSTGQWKRLKRDNPRFNLMLGERNRLPFGRLGHEPGLVQLVNYYRGADKLCRKASLVKLIKTSPELSESCTWFPESYMIYPTNLKTPVAPAQNGIRHLINNSRTDEREVFLASYNKRKESGEENVWIAKSSAGAKGEGILISSEATELLNFIDDQGQVHVIQKYLEKPMLLQPGHRKFDIRSWVLVDHQYNIYLYREGVLRTSSEPYNSANFQDKTCHLTNHCIQKEYSKNYGKYEEGNEMFFEEFNQYLMSSLNITLESSLLLQIKQIIRSCLMCIEPAISTKHLHYQSFQLFGFDFMVDEELKETLCRALPRYSGCSHL; this is encoded by the exons ATGTACACTTTTGTGGTACGAGATGACAACAGCAGCATCTATGCTGAAGTGTCCAAAATACTCCTGTCCACCGGACAATGGAAGAGGCTGAAAAGAGACAACCCCAGATTTAACCtgatgctgggggagaggaacAGACTGCCCTTTGGGAGACTGG GTCATGAACCTGGACTTGTGCAGCTGGTAAATTACTACAGGGGAGCTGACAAGCTTTGTCGCAAAGCTTCCTTAGTGAA GCTAATCAAGACGAGCCCTGAGTTATCAGAATCCTGCACATGGTTCCCAGAATCATACATGATTTATCCAACTAACCTAAAGACTCCAGTGGCTCCCGCGCAGAATGGAATTCGCCATCTTATAAACAACTCCAGGACGGATGAAAGGGAAGTGTTCCTGGCCTCCTACAACAAGAGAAaggagagtggggaggagaaCGTGTGGATAGCCAAATCCTCGGCCGGTGCCAAAG GTGAAGGAATTCTTATTTCTTCAGAGGCTACTGAACTTCTGAACTTTATAGATGATCAAGGACAAGTGCATGTGATTCAGAAATACCTTGAAAAGCCTATGCTGTTACAGCCAGGCCATCGCAAGTTTGATATTAG AAGCTGGGTTCTAGTGGACCACCAATATAATATCTACCTCTACAGAGAAGGCGTTCTGCGGACCTCTTCAGAGCCATACAATAGTGCTAATTTCCAAGACAAAACCTGCCATTTGACCAATCACTGCATACAGAAGGAATATTCTAAAAACTATGGGAAGTACGAAGAAGGGAACGAAATGTTCTTTGAGGAGTTCAATCAGTATCTGATGAGTTCTTTGAACATTACACTGGAAAGTAGCCTGTTATTGCAGATCAAACAAATAATAAG aAGCTGCCTTATGTGTATAGAGCCTGCAATCAGCACCAAACACCTTCACTACCAGAGTTTCCAGCTCTTCGGCTTTGACTTCATGGTAGATGAGGAACTGAAG